The window TCCCGATCAGGATGTTCCTTACTTCCCCAAGGCAGTGCATTTTTAGGTGTAATTGCTGGATTTCCATTTGCAAATCGTTCTGGAAAAATCTGATACCAAATTGTTTCCTTTACCCACTCTGGTGATTTAAATCGGTCAATTTCTTGAAAATAAGGCATTCTAAAGAAATACCCTGGATTCGCTAGCGTTTCTGATGTATATGGAAATGCACCGCGATCTCCATAAAAAATAGCTTCGCCATCATTGTCAACAACATGAAACCCATATTGTAACCGGCGATAGGGTGCAGTAGTCGCGATTTGCCAGTAATCATGGAAATCCGTACTCGCCACTAGCTCCATTTTTTGTTCTTCTTTGTACCAACTGTCTTCGTGAAACAAATAAGGATCTCCACTAATTAATCCTACCGAGGCAACATCACCTTTTTTTGTTCTAAGTCGAACATGAAAATCTCCTGTTTGATACAAATAAGCGTACTCACTATCTGGTCTGTGTAAAATCGCTGCTGTTTCCATAATTCTTCCCGCATCCTTCCAAGTTCAATTCAATTTATTTTTTTGTTTGCATGACAAAGCTACTAAACGGTCCTAATGTGATAGCTGTTTTTGTTAATTTACTATCACCAACTTGCATGAGTCGTTCATCCATTTGTAAATTAGCAGCATCTAAGACAGTTAATGACACTGTTTCACCGGTCATATTGGCTAAAACTAACGCTTCTTCATGTTCCCAACTACGAATATATCCATATGTCTGATCATTGGTTTCCACTAATTCAAAATCACCTTTTGTAAATAAGTCTGTCTTTTTTAATGCTAAAAGTTGACGATAATAGGCTAAGATGCTGTCTTCAGATTGTTCCTCATCTACAACTGTATAATCCAATTCATCATTGACACCACTCCATGGTTTAACTGTTGAAAATCCACTGTTTGGACTATTATCCCATTGCATAACGCCACGGCTCGCATCTTTACTACTAGCATTCAAACAAGCCAAAATTTCTGATTCTGTATATCCTAATTGTTGTGCTTGTTGATAGAAATCGACAGCTCCTGGGTCCTCATAGTCTGCTAAGCTTGTAATAGCTAAGTTTTCCATGCCTAATTCTTCACCATTTAAAATAAAAGAAATACCTTTTTGCAAATACATAACGGTTGCTAGCGTTTTGCTACTATTCTTGCGATAGTTTTGAGCATCTCCAAATCTAGAGACCAAGCGCGGCATATCATGATTGTTCCAATATAACGTTGGTCCGCCAGCATGGGCTAATTTTTCTTGCCATTCAACCATGGTTTCTTTAAACTTAACTAAATCTAGTTTTCCCGGCTGCATTCCTAAAGGCAACCGAGAATCTTTTTCACTTTCATCTTCAGTAAAATAACGAAATGTGATTACTGAATCACATTGATTGGCTTGTGGTTCAGTGTATTGCACTGCTAGATCAACTTCAGCTGAAGCTGCTTCACCGACAATAAAAATATCCGGTTTAATACATCGTAACGCTTTCACAAATTTGGCTAAATACTCCTGTACTTTCGGCAAGTTTGCATAATATTCTTCTGCAATCGCAAGTTCTCCCGGTGGAACGCCAGCCACATCAGGATACCCCTCAGCTTTGGCCAGATGAATAAAGGCATCTAAACGAAAACCATCAATTCCTTCATTTAACCAAAATTTTGCAATATCAAGCATCGCAATCTGAACTTCAGGATTAGCCCAATTTAAATCTGGCATTTCTTTGGCAAATAAATGAAAGTAATACTCCGAACCATTAGGCTCTTTTTGCCATGTTGACCCACCAAAAAATGAGGCCCAATTATTGGGTGCTACATTGTTTTCTTTGCCCTCTGCCCATAAATAGTACTCTCGATATAAATTATCAGGACCTTTCAATGCTTCTTGAAACCAAGGATGTTGATCGGATGTATGATTTAACACAAAATCAACTATTATCTTAATTTGACGCTGATGCGCTTCTTGAATAAGTTCTCTAACATCTGCTAAGCTACCAAAAATCGAATCAATTCCATAATAGTTAGAAATATCATACCCATTATCAATTTGTGGAGAAATAAAAATTGGATTCAACCAGATAACATTAATTCCGATAGATTGAATATAATCTAATCGTTGAATAATTCCTTGGATATCTCCGATGCCATCATGGTTGCTATCTTGAAAACTTCTTGGATAAATTTGATATACGATTGCGGATTGCCACCAATTTAAGTCTGCCATCTTTACACCTCTGCTTTTTTAGTTAATCAATCAAATTTATTTTTTACTTCTCATTTAGCTTAAACAAAAATGATTCTTCTGACAACTCAAATCGGATTGTTAGCGGTAACAGAAATGAACAAACAAAAAAAGCCGAGGTTTTCTTCTCAGCTTACTTTCTTAAAAACTATCAATATCTTGTGGTTCCACCGTTGATTCCCGAATAATTAGCTCTGGATCAAATAGCACATTGCCTTGTGGTGCACCATTTTGAGCAATTTTATTTAGTAGCATCTTCGCACACGCGACTCCCATCTCAATAACATGTTGTTTAATTGTTGTCAGTTGCGGGGAAGCAATCTGATCTAAAAATACTCCATCAAATCCAATAATGCCGTATTCTTGTGGAATCTTTCCTCCTAATTTTAGAATACTTCGTTCAATTCCAATCGCCAAACGATCTGATCCACAAACAAAAACCGTTCCTTTAGGAAAGTCCACCCAATTATCACTAATAAATTTTGCTGTATAGCGTGATCGATTTTCAAATCGATGAATTTGTGGAATCCGTTGTTCTTTTTGCATCGTATTAATATACCCTGCTTCTCGAGAATATTCAAAAGGTTCTTTAACATCTAAGCCAATAAAAATTATTTTACTATATCCTTCAGCAATAGCATGCTCTGTGGCCTTTTTAGTTCCTGCTTTATTGTCAGTATCAACAAAATCATGACCGTGATGATTCTCACCAAATAACACAACTGGTTTCGTCGCTCGTTCAATCCAATCATAATCCTTTTCACGCATTCCCGTTATAATATATCCGTCGCAGGCACCAATATCAAAATTATTTTTCGTGACTAATTGCAATGTATAGTGATGCTTATCTAATTCTTGTGCAACGCCTGTTAAAAGATTCATATAATAAGGTTCTGTCGTGTCCATCTCTTCTAAAATAAAGAACTTAATGATTTGTGTTCGATTGTTAGCAAGCGCTTTAGCTGCTACGTTTGGTCGATAATCTAATTCTTTCATTGCCTGAAATACTAATTCTTTTAGTTCATCTGTTACTTGTTCTGGATGATTAATTACTCGTGAAACGGTCATCTTTGAAACATTTGCTCGTTTAGCCACATCAGTTAATGTTGCCATAACAACCCCCACCTCGTTCATTCCTAGCTAGTTTATCTAAATTCATTCTTATAATTAGATAAAAATCAGTAGTTTCTATCTAACATTATAGCAAATGTTTTTCATTTGTCTTCCTAAATTTGAAGAAATTCTCTTATAAAAGAATGTTTCACTACCAACCTCTCTATTTATGCAAGAAGATTAAGGAAATATGATACAATACAAACACGACTGTCCCAACTGTTACAAATAGAAAGAAAGGAGCAATAAGAATTGGAAATAGATCAAATACTTGAGCTAGTCAATCGCTCAGAGTTACGTGATTGGTTAGAAAAAAACAGTGATTCTGCCAACTATTGTTGGGTAATTGTTAGCATTCGTCCCGAAACTGGGAAACTTCATTATTTAGATGTTGTGGAGGAAGCCTTATGTTTTGGGTGGATTGATGGGATTAAAAAGAAAACCCACCTTGGATTAGTTCAAAGATTAAGTCCTCGATCAAAAAAAAGTCAGTGGACTGAATTAAATAAAGAGCGCGTCCGCCGCTTAGAAAAATTAGGATTAATGACCAACTCTGGTCGTCAAGTACTACCTAATATGGAATTAACAGCTTTTTTAATTGATAAGAGTATTGAAACAAAACTAAAAGAAAATAGTGACGTTTATGTTAATTTTTTGGCATTTCCTGATTTATATAAACGAATCCGTATTGATACGATTCAAAGCAATCCTAAACATTCTGATTTATTTGAAAAAAGATTAATTAAATTTATCGAAAATACAAAAACGAATACTCTCTACGGTGCCTGGAACGACGATGGACGACTAATTGATTACTAAAAAAAAACGATTCATCTGATTATCAAGCGACTCCCAAAAATTAGATTTTTTCAGTCTAATTTTTAATAATCGCTACACAGACGAATCGTATTTATTGATTTAATGACTCATTGTAATTGAAGAGTTTTCTGAACCTGATTCATGCTTACGCTTTGCTAGACAGTCTGGACAAGTTCCATACATTTCCATACGATGATGGGATACTTCAAAACCAGTTAGATTTGATGCAACAACTTCTACGTCGTCTAGACCAGGATAATAAATATCCACAATTTTACCACATTCTTCGCAGATAGCATGGTAATGTTGAGTTGAAGTGAAATCAAAACGACTAGAAGAATCGCCATATACCATTTCTTGTACAAAGCCGATTTTAGTAAATAAGCGAAGATTGTTATAAACGGTAGCAACACTCATATTAGGAAAACGTTCAGCTAAAGCACGATAAATTTCATCTGCTGTTGGGTGGCTTTCAGATTCAATTAAATATTCCAAAATAGCATAACGCTGTGGCGTAATACGAATATTCGAGGCCTTTAGCTTTTCAATTGAATGGGCAACCATTGAATTTTTCATCTTGCTTCCTCCTTGTGTAATTAAAAACACGAATTCATTTAGTAAAGAATAGGTTAATTAAATTTTATGAAAAAGATTGATTTTTTAGTAAGTTTTATGCAATTAATAGACCTTAAAACTTTCTCTTTAAAGTCTATCATACTGCTATTCTAGTCAATTTGCAATAATTTATCCAAATATCCTATTTCTTTTAAAGTTTATTTGCACTTAAGTCCAAGGCAACGTACAATGGAAAGGGAAATATGTAATTATACTGGAGGTTTTTTAATGTTAAAACATACGGAATCTGATCGTCTTGCTGGCGAAGCAGATAAAGTGATTGTTGGTGGAGTAAATAGCCCTAGTCGCTCTTTTAAGGGAGTTGGCGGTGGCAATCCAGTCACAATGATAAAGGGAGATGGATGTTATTTATATGATGTTGATGGTAATCGTTACATTGATTATTTAGCAGCCTTTGGTCCAATTATTACTGGCTTTAATCACCCTCATATTGTAAAAGCAATTAAAAAAGCTGCTGAAACAGGTGTTTTATTCGGAACACCAACTGAACATGAGATTACTTTTGCAAAAATGCTAACTGATGCAATTCCTTCAATGGATAAAGTCCGGTTTACCAATTCAGGAACAGAAGCTGTTATGTCGACAATTCGTGTAGCTCGTGCCTTTACTAATAGAGAGTTAGTTGTAAAATTTTCGGGAGCATACCACGGTCACTTTGACTTGGTACTTGTTGAAGCTGGTAGCGGTCCTTCAACCCTTGGTGCTAGTGACTCTGCGGGTGTAACTACTGGAACTGCAAAAGAAGTACTCACTGTTCCATTTAATCAAATTGAACCTTTTAAAGCTGTCATGGCTAAATGGGGATCGCAAGTTGCGGCTGTCTTAGTAGAGCCTATTATTGGAAACTTCGGTATGGTTCCTCCTGTTCCTGGCTTTTTAGAAGCCGTTAACGACATTACTCATGAACATGGTGCCTTAGTAATTTATGATGAAGTCATTACTAATTTTAGATTTCATTATGGAGCTGCCCAAGATATGTTAGGAGTTATTCCTGATTTAACTGCTTTTGGTAAATCGATTGGAGGTGGCTTACCAATCGGAGCTTATGGTGGGCCAAAACGTATTATGGATACTGTTGCACCATTAGGTCCTGCATATCAAGCTGGTACTATGTCAGGAAACCCACTTTCAATGCAAGCTGGAATTGCGTGTTTGGAAGTTTTACAAGAGCCAGGAATTTACGAACGAATGGCACATTATGCTGAACAACTACGTGACGCTTTGTTAGTTGCTGGTGAAAAAAATAATATTCCAACCATTGTCAATCAAATTGGTGGATCACTTACTGTCTATTTTTCTGAACATCCAATCTTCAATTATGATGATGCTAAAAATACGGATTCTATTCGTTTCGGTAAATTCTTTAAGTTAATGCTTGATGAAGGAATTAACTTAGCACCAAGTAAATTTGAAGCATGGTTCTTAACTATTATGCATACTCAAGCAGATATTGATGCAACAATTGTCGCAATTAACAATGCTTTTGCAAAATTAGATTAGCTATTTACCTAAAAAACTCAGTTGACTTAAAATCAACTGAGTTTTTTAGTATAATTTGATTACAAAATTTAAGAAAAAATTACCACTTTTTTACATAAAAACTTTGCTATATCTGGTAGAATGACTTACTATAAAACTAGTAAGAAGAATGAAAATGGAGTTGAGTAATTACTATGAAATTAGGTGCCAGAACCCTCAAAACAGGGTTGGCCATTGCAATTGCACTATATGTTTCAGGGTTAATTGGAATTCCATCCGTAACCTTTGCAGCCATATCCGCAATTTTTGCCATGCAACCCTCTGTCAAACGTTCATTACAAACTTTAAGAGACCAAACAATTGGGAATGTTTTAGGAGCAGGTGTTGCTGTCGTTACTGTATTAACTTTAGGAAAACAGTATCTCTTAATTGGATTTGCTGCAGTTATCTTAATCGCTATTCTTAATTATTTAGAATTGGATCAAGTAATCGGATTAGCCACTGTGACATTAATTGTTGTGATGACAACTTCAGAAGAGAGTTTTATGCTTTACGCTGTACTTCGTTTTTCATCAACAATGATTGGAATCCTAACGGCCTTCGTAATTAATAGTATTTTTTTTCCACCAAAATATGAAGAAAAACTGTATCATGTGATTGATTTTGCTACTACTGAAATCCTAAAATGGATTCGTGCAAGCGTCCGGAATAATACTGAATATCCTTTTTTAAAAAAGGACTTGCATTGGGTCCGAAACCAAATGACTAAGATGGATTTTTACTATTCCCTTTTTAAAGAGGAAGGTGGCTATTCAAAAAAGAAACGTTTCCAAAATTTACGAAAAATAGTTGTTTATCGTCAAATGATTTCTACAACAAAAGCTGCTTATAATTTACTAAAAACCATGCATAATAATGAAAATTCATTTAGTAATTTCCCAAAAGAACTACGGGTCTTAATTCGTGAACGCTTAGAAACTTTATTGAGCGCTCATGAACAAATACTTTTAAAATTTAATGGACGAGTGCCACCTAATAGTGTGAATTTTATTGCCAATAACCGTTCACTTCGGAAAGAATTTATGGATTCTTTTTTTGATGCAGCAAATACAGATGAAAACTTCAAAGACGGCTATCTACAAAGCAATTCTGTTATTCATATTCTATCAAGTATTTTAAACTATGAAGAATATTTAGAACATCTAAATACTTTAGTAACCAGTTATAAGGGCAATCATTGGAATCCTACTACGGACATCTCAAATATTGAAAATGTTGAACATTAAACTAAAAGCGGCACATTCGATCATTACTGATTGAATGTGCCGCTTTTTATTTATTTGATTCCAGAAGTGGTATCCATTGGTACCTCTAACTGTGCATTAAATAACTCAGCTGTCATAGAAGTTCCGTTATCATTTAGTTGAAGACCATCTGCATTTAAAGTACTTGCTAAATCAATTCCACCTGCTTGTAATTTTTCATTATACAGTCCATAAAGATTGATAACAGGAATTGAATTTTGCATCAGCATCTCTTCCGCTTCAGCTGTGTAACTTTTATAATCTAAGGTTCTAGAATTAAATTTTTCACTTAAGCTACTACTTGGAGTAGGTGTTACAGCGATAACTAAACTTTCTGGTAATTGTTCCTTAATCGCTTGATAGTTAGCCAAAATTGCTTGATTAGAATTTTCCAATGAAATATCGATCTTTTGATTTCCTATTACTGGTAACATAAAAAAGACAATTTCTGGATTTACAGCTACTAAATCAGCAACTTTATTTTCATTTGTTAATTTATTAGAATCATAACCTGGGAAATAAACTTGGCTTAACTCAACTTTTTTTGAACCTATTTTTTCACTAAATGTAGCTTTTACTTTTTCTGTCCATTTTTCTGACTTGACATTATCTCCATAAAAAGCAATTTTTAAGCTACCTTTTTTCTGTTCCACTAATGTTCCATAATCAATTAAAGACAAAGCTCCACGATTTGCTTGAAATCCTTCAAGCTTCTTGTTTAACTCTGCTTGTTTAGTATCTTCTTCTTTTTTAGTCTCTACTTTAACAACTTGTTGTTGTGCTGCACCTTGACGTAATAATTCTTCTTTTTTGTTATTTGAATAACTTTTCCCAAATAAAATAATAGCAATTGTAATAATAAAACCTACTAAAAGTAATCCTATACTTTTTCTGTTCAATTCCCCTACCCCTTTAGCATTAATTTTGTGTTCAAAAAAATTCCAAAATCCTAACTATAAATAACTACACACCAGAAAAATACCTTTTTAACTAATTGCTTAAAAAGGT is drawn from Carnobacterium gallinarum DSM 4847 and contains these coding sequences:
- a CDS encoding LacI family DNA-binding transcriptional regulator, with product MATLTDVAKRANVSKMTVSRVINHPEQVTDELKELVFQAMKELDYRPNVAAKALANNRTQIIKFFILEEMDTTEPYYMNLLTGVAQELDKHHYTLQLVTKNNFDIGACDGYIITGMREKDYDWIERATKPVVLFGENHHGHDFVDTDNKAGTKKATEHAIAEGYSKIIFIGLDVKEPFEYSREAGYINTMQKEQRIPQIHRFENRSRYTAKFISDNWVDFPKGTVFVCGSDRLAIGIERSILKLGGKIPQEYGIIGFDGVFLDQIASPQLTTIKQHVIEMGVACAKMLLNKIAQNGAPQGNVLFDPELIIRESTVEPQDIDSF
- a CDS encoding glycoside hydrolase family 13 protein — protein: MADLNWWQSAIVYQIYPRSFQDSNHDGIGDIQGIIQRLDYIQSIGINVIWLNPIFISPQIDNGYDISNYYGIDSIFGSLADVRELIQEAHQRQIKIIVDFVLNHTSDQHPWFQEALKGPDNLYREYYLWAEGKENNVAPNNWASFFGGSTWQKEPNGSEYYFHLFAKEMPDLNWANPEVQIAMLDIAKFWLNEGIDGFRLDAFIHLAKAEGYPDVAGVPPGELAIAEEYYANLPKVQEYLAKFVKALRCIKPDIFIVGEAASAEVDLAVQYTEPQANQCDSVITFRYFTEDESEKDSRLPLGMQPGKLDLVKFKETMVEWQEKLAHAGGPTLYWNNHDMPRLVSRFGDAQNYRKNSSKTLATVMYLQKGISFILNGEELGMENLAITSLADYEDPGAVDFYQQAQQLGYTESEILACLNASSKDASRGVMQWDNSPNSGFSTVKPWSGVNDELDYTVVDEEQSEDSILAYYRQLLALKKTDLFTKGDFELVETNDQTYGYIRSWEHEEALVLANMTGETVSLTVLDAANLQMDERLMQVGDSKLTKTAITLGPFSSFVMQTKK
- a CDS encoding glutamate-1-semialdehyde 2,1-aminomutase → MLKHTESDRLAGEADKVIVGGVNSPSRSFKGVGGGNPVTMIKGDGCYLYDVDGNRYIDYLAAFGPIITGFNHPHIVKAIKKAAETGVLFGTPTEHEITFAKMLTDAIPSMDKVRFTNSGTEAVMSTIRVARAFTNRELVVKFSGAYHGHFDLVLVEAGSGPSTLGASDSAGVTTGTAKEVLTVPFNQIEPFKAVMAKWGSQVAAVLVEPIIGNFGMVPPVPGFLEAVNDITHEHGALVIYDEVITNFRFHYGAAQDMLGVIPDLTAFGKSIGGGLPIGAYGGPKRIMDTVAPLGPAYQAGTMSGNPLSMQAGIACLEVLQEPGIYERMAHYAEQLRDALLVAGEKNNIPTIVNQIGGSLTVYFSEHPIFNYDDAKNTDSIRFGKFFKLMLDEGINLAPSKFEAWFLTIMHTQADIDATIVAINNAFAKLD
- a CDS encoding Fur family transcriptional regulator, with protein sequence MKNSMVAHSIEKLKASNIRITPQRYAILEYLIESESHPTADEIYRALAERFPNMSVATVYNNLRLFTKIGFVQEMVYGDSSSRFDFTSTQHYHAICEECGKIVDIYYPGLDDVEVVASNLTGFEVSHHRMEMYGTCPDCLAKRKHESGSENSSITMSH
- a CDS encoding YdeI/OmpD-associated family protein → MEIDQILELVNRSELRDWLEKNSDSANYCWVIVSIRPETGKLHYLDVVEEALCFGWIDGIKKKTHLGLVQRLSPRSKKSQWTELNKERVRRLEKLGLMTNSGRQVLPNMELTAFLIDKSIETKLKENSDVYVNFLAFPDLYKRIRIDTIQSNPKHSDLFEKRLIKFIENTKTNTLYGAWNDDGRLIDY
- a CDS encoding FUSC family protein, which encodes MKLGARTLKTGLAIAIALYVSGLIGIPSVTFAAISAIFAMQPSVKRSLQTLRDQTIGNVLGAGVAVVTVLTLGKQYLLIGFAAVILIAILNYLELDQVIGLATVTLIVVMTTSEESFMLYAVLRFSSTMIGILTAFVINSIFFPPKYEEKLYHVIDFATTEILKWIRASVRNNTEYPFLKKDLHWVRNQMTKMDFYYSLFKEEGGYSKKKRFQNLRKIVVYRQMISTTKAAYNLLKTMHNNENSFSNFPKELRVLIRERLETLLSAHEQILLKFNGRVPPNSVNFIANNRSLRKEFMDSFFDAANTDENFKDGYLQSNSVIHILSSILNYEEYLEHLNTLVTSYKGNHWNPTTDISNIENVEH